In the genome of Meiothermus sp. CFH 77666, one region contains:
- a CDS encoding DUF2905 domain-containing protein translates to MEVGRFLLGLGIVLVALGLVWLYAPGLLSWFGRLPGDIRIEREGFRFYLPLTSMVLVSVGLSLLFNLLLRWFR, encoded by the coding sequence ATGGAGGTCGGGCGCTTTTTGCTGGGGCTGGGCATTGTGCTTGTGGCCCTGGGTCTGGTTTGGTTGTATGCGCCTGGGTTGCTGAGCTGGTTTGGTCGCCTGCCGGGAGATATTCGCATCGAGCGGGAGGGATTTCGCTTCTACCTTCCCCTTACCTCGATGGTGCTGGTTAGTGTGGGGCTGAGCCTGCTCTTCAACCTGCTGCTTCGCTGGTTTCGCTAA
- a CDS encoding group III truncated hemoglobin, which produces MNDIASRADLAVVVDSFYAKALQDEQIGYLFEGLDLMNHLPVIHDFWENILWHTGAYKGGMMYKHLLLNARKPLKLEHFQRWLELFTQTIDEHYAGPNAQTMKQFAYSIANTMYSRISQQNAIPLGVQDSPPKPAG; this is translated from the coding sequence GTGAACGACATAGCCTCCAGAGCCGACCTCGCAGTGGTGGTGGACAGCTTCTATGCCAAGGCCCTTCAGGACGAGCAGATTGGCTACTTATTCGAGGGCCTGGACTTGATGAACCACCTGCCCGTCATCCACGACTTCTGGGAGAACATCCTGTGGCATACTGGCGCCTACAAGGGCGGTATGATGTACAAGCATCTACTGCTGAATGCCCGCAAACCGCTCAAACTCGAGCACTTCCAGCGCTGGCTCGAGCTCTTCACCCAGACCATAGACGAGCACTACGCAGGCCCCAACGCCCAGACCATGAAGCAGTTCGCCTACTCCATTGCCAACACCATGTACAGCCGCATCTCCCAGCAGAATGCCATCCCGCTGGGGGTTCAGGACAGCCCGCCCAAACCAGCAGGCTGA
- a CDS encoding Dam family site-specific DNA-(adenine-N6)-methyltransferase: MVQALIPLQTPLAPPLKWAGGKRWLAPVIRERFWLKHSKRRLVEPFVGGMGVTLSLMPEHALLNDINPHLINFYLHLRRGLQVKGVKFENSREIYQANRERFNLLILDNQADSAEAALLFYYLNRTGYNGLCRFNRRGFFNVPFGKYKTITYMSDFRQYREVFENWEFCTGDFARLQISSKDFVYADPPYDVEFTQYSSDDFTWADQVRLARWLAQLDVPVVISNQATSRILDLYTSLGFDVEVIEAPRRISCNGDRSPAQEMIAYRGV, translated from the coding sequence ATGGTTCAAGCACTGATTCCCTTGCAAACCCCTTTAGCTCCACCGTTGAAATGGGCTGGAGGGAAACGTTGGTTAGCTCCAGTAATACGTGAACGTTTCTGGCTAAAACATAGCAAAAGGCGTTTGGTAGAGCCATTTGTGGGGGGCATGGGAGTTACTCTTTCATTGATGCCGGAGCACGCATTGCTAAATGATATCAATCCACACCTAATCAATTTCTATTTGCACTTGAGGCGTGGCTTACAAGTGAAGGGAGTGAAGTTCGAGAATAGCCGTGAAATTTATCAGGCAAACCGAGAACGATTCAACCTGCTTATATTGGATAACCAGGCTGATAGTGCTGAGGCTGCTTTATTGTTTTATTACCTTAATCGGACGGGCTACAACGGACTTTGCAGGTTCAATCGGCGTGGTTTTTTCAATGTTCCTTTTGGGAAGTATAAGACCATAACTTACATGTCAGATTTTAGACAATACCGTGAAGTATTCGAAAACTGGGAGTTTTGCACGGGTGACTTTGCTCGGCTTCAGATTAGCTCTAAAGATTTTGTATATGCAGATCCTCCCTACGATGTGGAGTTCACGCAGTATAGTTCAGATGATTTTACCTGGGCCGATCAGGTGCGTTTAGCAAGATGGCTTGCCCAGCTTGACGTGCCCGTTGTGATATCCAACCAGGCCACATCCCGGATCCTTGACCTGTATACGAGTTTGGGATTTGATGTAGAGGTTATCGAGGCTCCGAGAAGGATAAGTTGTAATGGAGATAGAAGCCCTGCTCAGGAGATGATAGCTTACAGAGGGGTTTGA
- a CDS encoding NUDIX hydrolase, whose product MQQELQELAWRFGKPLEGTQRLGTNSYLAVSRTRIAEVCLVYRRPSGKLLTLTKAFYPTGVYRLPTGSILPGESVMEALERESWEETGLQAQILRYLAHITYQHNEGRLFHSYVFLLAANNDPQPQDHLEQISDFQEVSAPGLLEIAQKLEGLPPHFSKELGATWADWGKFRAVVHQVAAQALTQHQTF is encoded by the coding sequence GTGCAGCAAGAACTTCAGGAGCTGGCCTGGCGTTTTGGAAAACCCCTCGAGGGCACCCAGCGTCTGGGCACAAACTCCTATTTGGCGGTTAGCAGAACCCGTATTGCGGAAGTTTGTCTGGTGTATCGGCGACCTAGCGGCAAGCTTCTAACCCTCACCAAAGCCTTTTATCCCACGGGGGTGTACCGTTTGCCCACCGGAAGTATTTTGCCCGGTGAATCGGTAATGGAGGCCCTCGAGCGCGAAAGCTGGGAAGAAACCGGGCTGCAAGCCCAAATCCTGCGCTATCTGGCCCACATTACCTACCAGCACAATGAGGGCCGCCTGTTTCACAGCTACGTTTTCCTGCTGGCAGCCAATAATGACCCGCAGCCACAAGATCACCTCGAGCAAATCAGCGATTTTCAAGAGGTTTCCGCGCCGGGTCTGCTGGAAATTGCCCAGAAACTCGAGGGCTTACCCCCCCATTTCTCCAAAGAACTGGGAGCTACCTGGGCCGACTGGGGAAAGTTCAGGGCGGTGGTTCATCAGGTCGCTGCTCAAGCACTCACCCAGCATCAGACTTTTTGA
- the ispH gene encoding 4-hydroxy-3-methylbut-2-enyl diphosphate reductase, producing MVERIYLAKPRGFCAGVVMAIEAVEKAARELRDEGELVVYHAIVHNDVVVKRLKEQHGVHFVEDLAEVEQLRSELAQAGKKLGETVVFSAHGIPPWLRTEAAERNLYQIDATCPLVTKVHSEAKRYAREGYTILLIGDSADHQEIKGTRGEAPENTILVAVHTHVGRDPRLADPHTVEVPNPEKVVVLTQTTLSVDDTLATIDILKQRFPRLVVPSRHDLCYATKNRQDAVKQIAPQVDMFLVLTSLASSNGMRLLELAQSLVGRAERINTVQDIQPEWLRGVRSIGITSAASTPDDLVQEVVAYFRRQNPNLEVIEEGEWEDIEFREPKRVSPSEWLVGDR from the coding sequence ATGGTGGAGCGAATCTATCTAGCTAAACCCAGGGGTTTTTGTGCTGGGGTGGTCATGGCCATCGAGGCGGTAGAAAAGGCGGCTAGAGAGTTGCGCGACGAAGGCGAGCTGGTGGTCTACCACGCCATTGTCCACAACGATGTGGTCGTCAAACGTTTGAAAGAACAGCACGGTGTTCACTTTGTTGAAGACCTGGCTGAAGTGGAGCAACTGCGCTCCGAGCTTGCGCAGGCGGGCAAAAAGCTGGGCGAAACGGTGGTCTTCTCGGCCCACGGGATTCCCCCCTGGCTGCGCACCGAGGCGGCGGAGCGCAACCTGTACCAGATTGATGCCACCTGTCCCCTGGTTACCAAGGTGCACAGCGAGGCCAAGCGCTATGCCCGGGAGGGCTATACCATCCTCTTGATTGGCGACTCCGCCGACCACCAGGAGATCAAAGGCACCCGTGGCGAGGCCCCGGAGAACACTATTCTGGTGGCTGTCCATACCCATGTGGGCCGCGACCCCCGCCTGGCCGACCCCCATACGGTCGAGGTGCCAAACCCCGAGAAGGTGGTGGTGCTAACCCAGACCACCCTCTCGGTGGACGATACCCTTGCCACCATTGACATTCTTAAGCAACGCTTCCCCAGGCTGGTTGTTCCCAGCCGACACGACCTTTGCTATGCCACCAAAAACCGTCAGGATGCCGTCAAGCAGATTGCGCCCCAGGTAGACATGTTCCTGGTACTGACCAGCCTGGCCTCCTCCAACGGAATGCGCCTCCTGGAGCTGGCCCAGAGCCTGGTGGGCCGGGCCGAGCGCATCAACACCGTGCAGGACATTCAGCCGGAGTGGCTGCGGGGTGTGCGCTCTATCGGCATCACCTCGGCGGCCTCGACCCCGGACGACCTGGTGCAGGAAGTGGTGGCCTATTTTCGCAGGCAGAACCCCAATCTGGAAGTGATCGAAGAGGGGGAGTGGGAAGATATCGAATTCCGTGAGCCCAAAAGGGTATCGCCTAGCGAGTGGTTGGTTGGCGATAGGTAG
- the era gene encoding GTPase Era, with protein sequence MTEGTTYSGFVALVGKPNVGKSTLLNSMLGVKIAPISPKPQTTRKRVRGIHTEGNRQIVFVDTPGWHEAADAMSEYMIRQITDALAEVNVVLWLVDLRHPPTHEDELVARALRPLKGQVPIVLVGNKADAAKYPEAALQAYAELLPGLETRMISAQNERDAKALRDEVLALLPEGPFFFPEDYAKGDQTPEEWAAEIVREEAMKRLKEEIPYSIATKTEEFELRDNGMFYIQVNIYVERENHKPILIGSGGRMLREIGAAARKQLEVFLARKVYLDLQVKVYPNWRKDPEALRELGYH encoded by the coding sequence GTGACTGAAGGAACCACCTATTCCGGATTTGTGGCCCTGGTGGGCAAACCCAATGTGGGCAAGTCTACCCTGCTCAACTCCATGCTGGGCGTGAAGATCGCCCCCATCAGCCCCAAACCGCAGACCACCCGCAAACGGGTGCGCGGCATCCATACCGAGGGCAACCGACAGATTGTGTTTGTGGACACGCCGGGCTGGCACGAGGCCGCCGATGCCATGAGCGAGTACATGATCCGCCAGATTACCGATGCCCTGGCCGAGGTCAACGTGGTGCTCTGGCTGGTGGATCTGCGCCACCCCCCCACCCACGAGGACGAGCTGGTCGCCCGTGCCCTGCGCCCCTTGAAGGGACAGGTACCCATTGTTCTGGTGGGTAACAAGGCCGACGCCGCCAAGTATCCCGAGGCAGCCCTGCAAGCCTACGCCGAACTGCTGCCGGGCCTGGAAACCCGCATGATCTCGGCCCAGAACGAACGCGACGCCAAAGCCCTGCGCGATGAGGTGCTGGCTCTGCTACCCGAAGGCCCCTTCTTTTTCCCCGAAGACTACGCCAAGGGCGACCAGACCCCCGAGGAATGGGCTGCCGAGATTGTGCGCGAGGAAGCCATGAAGCGGCTCAAGGAGGAGATTCCCTACTCCATTGCCACCAAAACCGAGGAATTTGAGCTCCGGGACAACGGCATGTTCTATATTCAGGTCAACATCTACGTCGAGCGCGAGAACCACAAACCCATCCTGATCGGTTCAGGGGGGCGGATGCTCCGCGAAATTGGGGCGGCAGCCCGCAAGCAGTTGGAGGTTTTTCTGGCGCGCAAGGTCTACCTGGACCTGCAGGTCAAGGTGTACCCCAACTGGCGCAAAGACCCTGAAGCCCTGCGGGAACTGGGCTACCATTGA
- the dusA gene encoding tRNA dihydrouridine(20/20a) synthase DusA, with protein MNSSRWLLSVAPMLDWTDRHFRYLLRLITRRTRLYTEMVVDQSILLGDRPRLLNFNPEEHPVALQLGGSVPERLAEAARIGEAWGYDEINLNLGCPSERVQGGGFGACLMLSPDLVADCLAAMRQAVKVPVTAKHRLGVDDVEDYGYVARFIEKLAGVGIEVFIIHARKAYLKGLSPAENRTVPPLRYEWVYRLKQDFPHLTIVLNGGVRNLHEAEAHLARVDGVMLGRAVYEDPFVLEQADSRLFGLTHATTRLAVAQAMLPYAEAELERGTPLWAIARHMLNLFKGQPGGRLWRRWLSERACRRGAGVKVLQEALEQVQAEAEWRKCRAPV; from the coding sequence TTGAATTCATCCCGTTGGCTCTTATCCGTAGCGCCCATGCTGGACTGGACGGATCGGCATTTTCGCTATTTGCTGCGTCTCATTACCCGGCGTACCCGTCTGTATACCGAGATGGTGGTGGATCAGTCCATTCTGCTGGGTGACCGCCCCAGGCTGCTGAATTTCAACCCCGAAGAGCACCCGGTGGCTTTGCAGCTTGGAGGCTCGGTGCCGGAAAGGCTGGCCGAGGCTGCCAGGATAGGGGAAGCGTGGGGCTACGACGAAATTAATCTGAACCTGGGCTGCCCCTCGGAGCGGGTACAGGGGGGTGGGTTTGGGGCCTGCTTGATGCTTTCGCCTGACCTGGTGGCCGACTGCCTGGCGGCGATGCGACAGGCGGTGAAGGTGCCCGTCACGGCCAAGCACCGCCTGGGGGTGGACGATGTAGAGGACTACGGCTATGTGGCCCGTTTTATCGAGAAACTGGCGGGGGTGGGCATCGAGGTCTTTATCATCCATGCCCGCAAAGCCTACCTGAAGGGGCTCTCACCCGCCGAGAACCGCACCGTGCCGCCCTTGCGCTACGAGTGGGTGTACCGCCTCAAGCAGGATTTCCCCCACCTGACCATCGTGCTCAATGGGGGGGTGCGGAACCTGCATGAAGCGGAGGCCCACCTGGCACGGGTGGATGGGGTCATGCTGGGGCGGGCCGTCTACGAAGACCCGTTTGTACTCGAGCAGGCCGACTCGAGGCTGTTCGGGCTAACCCACGCCACCACCCGCCTGGCCGTGGCCCAGGCCATGCTGCCGTACGCCGAGGCGGAGCTCGAGCGGGGCACACCCCTGTGGGCCATTGCCCGCCACATGCTCAACCTGTTCAAAGGGCAGCCCGGAGGCCGTTTGTGGCGCAGGTGGCTCTCCGAGCGGGCCTGCCGGCGGGGGGCCGGGGTGAAGGTCTTGCAGGAGGCGCTGGAGCAGGTGCAGGCCGAAGCGGAGTGGCGGAAATGTAGAGCCCCTGTATAA
- the dprA gene encoding DNA-processing protein DprA, producing MPDPLALALAPQIGPSRLQQALATDLSVEAVAELLGREIASGYAKTLQEGRAEQEREQAARLGLRLIGLWEPDYPEVLRHLESPPMVLYLKGELPPSERNIAVVGTRKASPWATAWTHKVARELAEAGVGIISGLALGIDAASHKGALEGGGYTLGVLGSSMDRFYPPQNRALAERMNVLSEFPLGTPPQPGLFPRRNRIVAALAKAVLVVEAGEKSGSLITARFAAELGRDVLAVPGRPGDTFSLGCNRLIQDGAGLVMHTEDVLNALGVRAPQKQSVQLEGPEAQVYRALLELSEALPDDLAQTTGLSPAETLSVLTMLEIKGLVQSNAGRYSPI from the coding sequence ATGCCCGACCCCCTGGCCCTTGCACTCGCCCCCCAGATTGGCCCCAGCCGCCTGCAGCAAGCCCTTGCCACCGACCTGAGCGTGGAGGCGGTGGCCGAACTGCTGGGCCGCGAAATTGCCTCTGGTTACGCCAAAACCTTACAGGAGGGCCGGGCCGAGCAGGAGCGTGAGCAGGCAGCCCGGCTGGGCCTGCGGCTGATTGGGCTGTGGGAGCCCGACTACCCCGAGGTACTGCGTCACCTCGAGAGCCCCCCTATGGTGCTGTACCTGAAAGGGGAGCTACCACCTTCCGAGCGCAACATTGCCGTAGTGGGCACCCGCAAAGCCAGCCCCTGGGCCACCGCCTGGACGCACAAGGTAGCACGCGAACTGGCCGAGGCCGGGGTGGGCATCATCTCGGGGCTGGCCCTGGGGATTGATGCCGCCTCGCACAAGGGCGCTCTGGAGGGGGGCGGCTACACCCTTGGGGTGCTGGGCAGCAGCATGGATCGCTTCTATCCCCCCCAGAACCGTGCCCTGGCCGAAAGGATGAACGTGCTCTCGGAGTTTCCACTGGGAACCCCCCCACAACCAGGTCTGTTTCCCCGGCGCAATCGCATTGTGGCTGCGCTGGCCAAAGCCGTGCTGGTAGTGGAGGCCGGGGAGAAAAGCGGCAGTCTGATTACCGCCAGGTTTGCGGCGGAACTGGGCCGCGATGTGCTGGCCGTACCGGGCCGCCCCGGCGATACCTTCTCGCTGGGCTGCAACCGGCTGATTCAGGACGGGGCGGGGCTGGTAATGCATACCGAGGATGTGCTGAACGCGCTGGGGGTGCGGGCTCCACAAAAGCAATCGGTTCAGCTCGAGGGCCCCGAAGCCCAGGTCTACCGGGCCTTGCTCGAGCTCTCCGAGGCCCTGCCCGATGACCTTGCCCAAACCACCGGCCTCTCCCCTGCCGAGACGCTTTCAGTGCTGACAATGCTTGAAATCAAGGGGCTGGTGCAAAGCAACGCAGGGCGCTACAGCCCGATCTGA
- a CDS encoding carboxypeptidase M32: protein MTAQEAYRWLLEHSKETAYLASFSKLAAWDQATYTPKKGQPHRAMMQATLARLLHQRGTDPRIGEMLAIVEGSDWLGEPTSVEAVNVREWRRAYDLQTKIPERLAVELAQATSEGEAVWQEARPKNDWQGFKPVLKKIFALTREAADAIGYQEERYDALLDQYEPGATARQLEATFGHLREATVQLLERIQGSSRRPDTLILRRHFPQAAQEAFGKEVIARIGFDLEAGRLDIVAHPFMQGIGPGDVRLTTRYFENYFNAGFFGIVHEMGHGLYGQGLLAEHFGTPMGSEISLGMHESQSRTWENLVGRSLGFWRYFWPTAQQRFESLRDVSLEDFHFAINAVEPSLIRVEADEVTYNLHILIRFEIELALLRGELDIDEAPEAWDAKYQAYLGVQSPAIRDGLMQDVHWSAGLIGYFPTYTLGNLYGAQLFVQAEKDLGPLEAQFERGEFAPLLNWTREKIHRQGSRYWPRDLLKQVTGEDLNPQYLVDYLNRKFGMLYAL from the coding sequence ATGACTGCTCAAGAAGCATACCGTTGGCTTTTAGAACACAGCAAAGAGACCGCCTACCTGGCTTCATTCAGTAAACTAGCCGCCTGGGATCAGGCCACCTACACACCCAAAAAGGGTCAGCCTCACCGGGCCATGATGCAGGCTACCCTGGCCAGGCTGCTGCATCAGCGGGGCACCGATCCCCGCATAGGGGAGATGCTCGCCATAGTGGAGGGTTCGGACTGGCTGGGAGAGCCCACGTCTGTGGAAGCGGTGAACGTGCGGGAGTGGCGGCGGGCCTACGACCTACAGACGAAAATTCCCGAGCGACTGGCTGTTGAGCTGGCCCAGGCCACCAGCGAGGGAGAGGCTGTTTGGCAAGAGGCCCGCCCCAAGAATGACTGGCAGGGCTTTAAGCCGGTTCTGAAGAAAATATTTGCCCTGACCCGCGAAGCAGCCGATGCGATTGGCTACCAGGAAGAACGCTACGATGCTTTGCTCGATCAGTACGAGCCGGGGGCCACAGCACGGCAGCTCGAGGCCACCTTCGGGCATCTGCGGGAAGCCACCGTACAGTTGCTGGAGCGCATTCAGGGTAGCTCACGCAGGCCGGATACCTTGATACTCCGCCGCCACTTTCCCCAGGCCGCCCAGGAGGCTTTTGGCAAGGAGGTCATTGCCAGGATTGGCTTCGACCTGGAGGCCGGGCGACTGGATATAGTGGCCCACCCCTTCATGCAGGGGATTGGCCCCGGCGATGTGCGCCTGACCACTCGCTACTTTGAGAACTACTTTAACGCGGGTTTCTTCGGAATCGTGCACGAGATGGGACATGGGTTGTACGGGCAGGGGTTGCTGGCCGAACATTTTGGGACACCCATGGGAAGTGAAATCTCCCTCGGCATGCACGAGTCGCAAAGCCGTACCTGGGAAAACCTGGTAGGGCGTAGCCTGGGCTTCTGGCGCTACTTCTGGCCCACAGCCCAGCAGCGCTTTGAATCCTTGCGGGATGTAAGCCTGGAAGATTTCCACTTTGCAATTAATGCGGTCGAGCCCAGTCTGATCCGGGTAGAGGCCGACGAGGTGACCTATAACCTCCATATTCTGATTCGCTTTGAGATTGAGCTGGCTTTGTTGCGCGGTGAGCTGGATATTGACGAGGCCCCCGAGGCCTGGGATGCCAAGTACCAGGCTTATCTGGGGGTTCAGTCGCCTGCAATTCGGGACGGGTTAATGCAGGATGTGCACTGGTCGGCGGGGTTGATCGGGTACTTCCCCACCTACACGCTGGGCAACCTCTACGGAGCGCAGTTGTTTGTGCAAGCCGAAAAAGACCTGGGGCCGCTCGAGGCTCAGTTTGAGCGAGGCGAGTTTGCGCCCTTGCTAAACTGGACCCGGGAAAAGATTCACCGCCAGGGGAGCCGCTACTGGCCCCGCGACCTGCTAAAACAGGTGACGGGCGAAGACCTCAACCCGCAGTACCTGGTGGACTACCTGAACCGCAAATTTGGCATGCTGTACGCGCTGTGA
- a CDS encoding PD-(D/E)XK nuclease superfamily protein, with protein MSARTASGKTFETMLSAALRHQGYKYLEQARVPNSLAGRQHTVDFVITFPEVVFVSLKWQGSSGTVEEKVPFEVVRLVHLLSQKELNVQKGSKSKKNLTETKLRPQKAYIVLAGTGWNQSLKDWYISGGLQTYLPHSNIHIIDFYDFMNLVNSKAL; from the coding sequence ATGTCAGCCCGGACAGCCTCAGGAAAAACTTTTGAAACCATGCTAAGTGCCGCACTCAGACATCAGGGTTATAAGTATCTTGAGCAAGCTAGAGTCCCTAACTCATTGGCTGGACGCCAGCACACCGTAGATTTTGTGATCACCTTTCCAGAAGTGGTATTCGTTTCGCTAAAGTGGCAGGGTTCTAGTGGAACTGTGGAAGAGAAAGTGCCCTTTGAGGTTGTCCGTCTTGTGCATCTACTTAGCCAAAAAGAGCTAAATGTGCAAAAGGGTTCGAAATCCAAGAAAAATCTGACGGAAACCAAGCTGCGCCCTCAAAAGGCATATATCGTGCTTGCCGGCACTGGTTGGAATCAAAGTCTTAAGGACTGGTACATTTCGGGTGGGTTACAGACTTACTTACCTCACTCAAACATTCATATCATAGACTTTTACGATTTCATGAATCTGGTTAACAGCAAAGCACTGTAA
- a CDS encoding carbohydrate ABC transporter permease, producing the protein MSYYAGRALFYLLVVFIVVYSVFPFYWAVISSFKTSDALFSSNPSFLPTPFTLTHYQNVFSGAEFGRNLLNSLIVAGGATLICLVLGVMAAYALGRLRFPPKNAVLYIVLAMTMFPQVSVLSGMFVLLRETNLFNTHAGLILSYLLFTLPFTVWVLTGYFRGLPRELEEAAYVDGATPIQTLLKVMLPLTGPGLVTTGLLAFIAAWNEYLFALTFTIGNNVRTVPVAIASFGGATPFEIPWGSIMAASVVVTVPLVILVLIFQQRIVAGLTAGAVKG; encoded by the coding sequence TTGTCTTACTACGCTGGACGGGCGCTTTTTTACCTGCTGGTGGTTTTTATTGTGGTGTATAGCGTTTTCCCTTTCTACTGGGCGGTGATTAGCAGCTTCAAGACCAGCGATGCCCTTTTTAGCTCCAACCCCAGCTTTTTGCCCACGCCCTTTACCCTCACGCATTATCAAAACGTGTTCAGTGGAGCGGAGTTTGGCCGGAACCTGCTCAACAGTTTGATTGTGGCCGGTGGGGCTACCCTGATCTGCTTAGTGCTGGGGGTCATGGCGGCCTATGCGCTGGGCCGTTTGCGCTTTCCGCCCAAGAACGCGGTGCTCTACATCGTGCTGGCCATGACCATGTTCCCCCAGGTTTCGGTGCTCTCGGGTATGTTCGTATTGCTGCGTGAGACCAACCTGTTCAACACCCACGCGGGCCTGATTCTTTCGTACCTGCTCTTTACCCTGCCTTTCACGGTCTGGGTGCTGACCGGCTATTTTCGTGGGTTGCCGCGTGAGCTCGAGGAGGCCGCTTACGTGGATGGAGCCACTCCCATCCAGACCCTGCTCAAGGTCATGCTGCCCCTCACCGGGCCCGGTCTGGTGACCACCGGCTTGCTGGCTTTTATCGCCGCCTGGAACGAGTACCTTTTTGCTCTAACCTTTACCATCGGCAACAATGTGCGCACCGTTCCGGTGGCGATTGCTTCCTTTGGTGGGGCCACTCCCTTCGAAATTCCCTGGGGCTCGATTATGGCGGCCTCGGTGGTGGTGACGGTGCCGCTGGTGATTTTGGTGCTCATCTTCCAGCAGCGCATTGTGGCCGGCTTGACGGCGGGCGCGGTCAAGGGATAG